The following are from one region of the Gammaproteobacteria bacterium genome:
- a CDS encoding electron transfer flavoprotein subunit beta/FixA family protein translates to MKLLVAIKRVVDYNIKVRPKADGSDVDIATVKMSINPFDEVAVEEALRLREAGIATEIVAVAVGTAQSQDVLRHALAMGVDRAILVETDAVTEPLATAKLLKAVVQREQPQLTLIGKQAIDDDAAETGQMLAALLNVGQGTFASKLELTADRVVVTREISGGQEKVSLPLPAVITTDLRLNEPRYVKLPNLMQAKKKPIETLKSSDLGVDQAPRLKLLRVAEPPARAPGIKVSSVSELLQKLRDEAKVLP, encoded by the coding sequence ATGAAGCTACTCGTTGCAATAAAACGTGTTGTCGACTACAACATCAAGGTGCGGCCCAAGGCGGATGGCTCGGATGTCGATATCGCCACTGTCAAAATGAGCATAAATCCCTTCGACGAAGTCGCCGTGGAAGAGGCGTTGCGCCTCAGGGAAGCGGGCATCGCCACCGAGATCGTCGCCGTGGCGGTGGGCACCGCCCAGAGCCAGGATGTGTTGCGCCACGCGCTGGCTATGGGCGTGGATCGGGCGATTCTGGTCGAAACGGACGCGGTGACTGAGCCGCTGGCAACCGCCAAACTACTCAAGGCCGTCGTGCAGCGTGAGCAGCCGCAGCTCACCCTCATCGGCAAGCAGGCCATCGATGACGATGCTGCCGAAACCGGGCAAATGCTGGCGGCGCTACTTAACGTCGGGCAGGGTACATTCGCCTCGAAACTCGAATTGACGGCCGACCGCGTGGTGGTTACGCGGGAAATCAGCGGCGGACAAGAAAAGGTGTCGCTGCCACTACCAGCCGTGATTACGACTGACTTGCGGCTCAACGAGCCACGCTACGTTAAGCTGCCTAACCTCATGCAGGCCAAGAAAAAACCGATTGAAACCCTAAAGTCGTCCGACTTGGGTGTAGATCAGGCGCCGCGTCTGAAGCTGCTGCGGGTGGCGGAGCCGCCTGCACGAGCGCCGGGAATCAAGGTGTCCAGCGTATCGGAACTGCTGCAAAAACTACGCGATGAAGCCAAGGTGTTGCCATGA